The Camelus dromedarius isolate mCamDro1 chromosome 8, mCamDro1.pat, whole genome shotgun sequence genome includes a window with the following:
- the TRUB1 gene encoding pseudouridylate synthase TRUB1 isoform X1: MAAAEAAVGSSSSLKTDTVPVPESAGTAAATAATSSATAAAAAVAAAVRTGSEARVSKPALATKLLSLSGVFAVHKPKGPTSAELLNRLKEKLLAEAGMPSPEWTKRKKQTLKIGHGGTLDSAARGVLVVGIGKGTKMLTNMLSGSKRYIAIGELGKATDTLDSTGKVTEEKPYDKITQEDIEGILQKFTGNIMQVPPLYSALKKDGQRLSTLMKRGEAVEAKPARPVTVYSLSLQKFQPPFFTLDVECGGGFYIRSLVSDIGKELSSCANVLELTRTKQGPFTLEEHALPEDKWTIDDIAQSLEHCSSLLPGELALKKSKPEESNEQMLSCEYISLNETKGEDDVIKTF, encoded by the exons ATGGCAGCTGCTGAGGCGGCGGTGGGGTCGTCGTCATCTTTGAAAACAGACACAGTCCCAGTTCCTGAAAGTGCAGGAACAGCTGCAGCAACGGCCGCCACCTCCTCAGCGACGGCTGCAGCCGCGGCAGTTGCGGCCGCGGTCAGGACCGGATCCGAAGCCAGGGTCTCCAAGCCCGCGTTGGCTACTAAGCTGCTGTCCCTGAGCGGCGTGTTCGCGGTGCACAAGCCCAAAGGGCCCACTTCAGCCGAGCTGCTGAATCGGCTGAAGGAGAAGCTGCTGGCAG AAGCTGGAATGCCTTCTCCAGAATGGACCAAGAGGAAAAAGCAGACTTTGAAGATTGGGCATGGAGGGACCCTAGACAGCGCAGCCCGAGGCGTCCTGG TGGTTGGAATCGGAAAGGGAACAAAAATGTTGACCAATATGTTGTCAGGGTCCAAG AGGTATATTGCCATCGGCGAACTGGGGAAAGCTACTGACACACTGGATTCTACAGGGaaagtaacagaagaaaaaccTTACG ATAAAATAACACAAGAAGATATTGAAGGCATTCTACAGAAATTCACTGGGAATATAATGCAAGTACCTCCCCT CTATTCTGCATTAAAGAAAGATGGACAGAGACTTTCAACTTTGATGAAGAGAGGGGAAGCAGTAGAAGCAAAGCCTGCCAGGCCAGTTACTGTATACAGTCTCTCCCTTCAGAAGTTCCAGCCGCCATTTTTCACGTTAG ATGTTGAATGTGGAGGAGGTTTTTATATCAGAAGCTTGGTCAGTGACATTGGCAAAG AACTCTCTTCCTGTGCCAACGTGCTGGAGCTGACCCGAACCAAGCAGGGGCCATTTACACTAGAAGAGCACGCCCTTCCTGAGGACAAGTGGACGATTGATGACATTGCTCAGTCTCTTGAGCATTGCTCATCTCTCCTCCCAGGAGAGCTGGCACTTAAAAAATCCAAACCTGAGGAGTCTAATGAACAAATGTTGAGCTGTGAGTATATAAGCCTCAATGAGACAAAGGGAGAAGATGATGTAATTAAGACATTTTAA
- the TRUB1 gene encoding pseudouridylate synthase TRUB1 isoform X2: protein MAAAEAAVGSSSSLKTDTVPVPESAGTAAATAATSSATAAAAAVAAAVRTGSEARVSKPALATKLLSLSGVFAVHKPKGPTSAELLNRLKEKLLAEAGMPSPEWTKRKKQTLKIGHGGTLDSAARGVLVVGIGKGTKMLTNMLSGSKRYIAIGELGKATDTLDSTGKVTEEKPYDKITQEDIEGILQKFTGNIMQVPPLYSALKKDGQRLSTLMKRGEAVEAKPARPVTVYSLSLQKFQPPFFTLDVECGGGFYIRSLVSDIGKELSSCANVLELTRTKQGPFTLEEHALPEDKWTIDDIAQSLEHCSSLLPGELALKKSKPEESNEQMLSCTVSKGRIIKIFIK from the exons ATGGCAGCTGCTGAGGCGGCGGTGGGGTCGTCGTCATCTTTGAAAACAGACACAGTCCCAGTTCCTGAAAGTGCAGGAACAGCTGCAGCAACGGCCGCCACCTCCTCAGCGACGGCTGCAGCCGCGGCAGTTGCGGCCGCGGTCAGGACCGGATCCGAAGCCAGGGTCTCCAAGCCCGCGTTGGCTACTAAGCTGCTGTCCCTGAGCGGCGTGTTCGCGGTGCACAAGCCCAAAGGGCCCACTTCAGCCGAGCTGCTGAATCGGCTGAAGGAGAAGCTGCTGGCAG AAGCTGGAATGCCTTCTCCAGAATGGACCAAGAGGAAAAAGCAGACTTTGAAGATTGGGCATGGAGGGACCCTAGACAGCGCAGCCCGAGGCGTCCTGG TGGTTGGAATCGGAAAGGGAACAAAAATGTTGACCAATATGTTGTCAGGGTCCAAG AGGTATATTGCCATCGGCGAACTGGGGAAAGCTACTGACACACTGGATTCTACAGGGaaagtaacagaagaaaaaccTTACG ATAAAATAACACAAGAAGATATTGAAGGCATTCTACAGAAATTCACTGGGAATATAATGCAAGTACCTCCCCT CTATTCTGCATTAAAGAAAGATGGACAGAGACTTTCAACTTTGATGAAGAGAGGGGAAGCAGTAGAAGCAAAGCCTGCCAGGCCAGTTACTGTATACAGTCTCTCCCTTCAGAAGTTCCAGCCGCCATTTTTCACGTTAG ATGTTGAATGTGGAGGAGGTTTTTATATCAGAAGCTTGGTCAGTGACATTGGCAAAG AACTCTCTTCCTGTGCCAACGTGCTGGAGCTGACCCGAACCAAGCAGGGGCCATTTACACTAGAAGAGCACGCCCTTCCTGAGGACAAGTGGACGATTGATGACATTGCTCAGTCTCTTGAGCATTGCTCATCTCTCCTCCCAGGAGAGCTGGCACTTAAAAAATCCAAACCTGAGGAGTCTAATGAACAAATGTTGAGCT GTACAGTTTCAAAAGGAAGAATCATTAAAATTTTCATCAAGTAa